One Gossypium hirsutum isolate 1008001.06 chromosome A11, Gossypium_hirsutum_v2.1, whole genome shotgun sequence genomic window carries:
- the LOC121209471 gene encoding protein ASYMMETRIC LEAVES 2 has product MASSSSSSSNSPCAACKFLRRKCQPECVFAPYFPPDQPQKFVNVHKVFGASNVTKLLNELHPSQREDAVNSLAYEADMRLRDPVYGCVGVISLLQHQLRQLQMDLSCAKSELSKYQSLGITGHAGLIAAAAAATATTHQNLGINLIGNGGGGGGGGREHHFHHHQFFPRDHHHHHHHQQQMLMSFDASSNCDANLLAMNVSSGIGQLSQFQSPRAAAGDDRRTIHPS; this is encoded by the coding sequence ATGGCTTCATCGTCTTCATCGTCGTCGAATTCTCCGTGTGCGGCTTGTAAGTTTTTAAGGCGGAAATGTCAGCCGGAGTGTGTTTTCGCGCCGTATTTTCCTCCAGACCAGCCACAAAAGTTCGTGAATGTTCACAAGGTGTTCGGTGCTAGCAACGTTACGAAGCTACTCAACGAGCTGCACCCGTCGCAACGGGAGGACGCGGTTAATTCGCTGGCGTATGAGGCGGATATGCGGTTGAGGGACCCCGTTTACGGTTGCGTTGGGGTTATATCCCTCCTCCAGCACCAACTCCGGCAACTGCAAATGGATCTCAGCTGTGCTAAGTCGGAACTCTCAAAGTACCAGAGCTTGGGTATAACGGGACACGCTGGTCTCATAGCGGCAGCAGCGGCTGCTACGGCTACGACCCATCAGAACTTAGGGATCAATCTGATCGGTAACGGCGGCGGTGGTGGAGGAGGAGGACGGGAACATCATTTCCACCACCATCAATTCTTCCCCAGGGatcatcaccatcaccatcaccatcaacAACAGATGTTAATGAGCTTCGATGCTAGCAGTAACTGCGACGCAAATCTCCTCGCCATGAACGTCTCTTCAGGGATCGGTCAACTCAGTCAGTTCCAATCACCTCGTGCTGCTGCCGGTGATGACCGCCGTACCATTCACCCCTCTTAG